From the genome of Nicotiana sylvestris chromosome 1, ASM39365v2, whole genome shotgun sequence:
ttTTTTTCACATAGAAgactttccggatataggtctggACCACGcgcgcaaatcaaggtgaggtaaaagggaaatttttaggcctcggaacactgaatttatttctaaaataagtgatgacccaaaaggtcatcacaccCTCGTCCCTTCTCTAGagcttttatttttgtttatagATAGATATATAATACAGAAAATCAAATCTAAATAAGTACAAATTTGACTCTAAAAGATAATAGCTTTTAGAAATCCTACTCATTGAATTTTTTTGGAtgtatttcataacatcatcagtaGATTAGTTTGTATATTCCCTTTCTCAAGAACCAATGAATTTTTATTCATTAGTCTCATTCCAAATACTCCCAAAGAACACATAGATCTAAGCCCTCGCCCTCGTCCCTTCGCTACTACACCTGGTATAAGGAAATCATATTAGTAAAAATTTAGCACTAAAATTTAAATGTACAAATTGATAACACAATAAATTTGAGAAACCATACGAATTTCAACAATTTGGTTGTATTGCATAACTTGATCAGTAGATGGAGAAAATGGAATATCTGGTCCAGATAACCCTAAAGAGCATATAGATTTAAGCCCTTTCCCTCGTCCCTTCCCTATAGCACCTAGTGCAACAAATGCATATTTAGTAGTAGCTTTCACAGTGGATGCCACCTCATTTTCATTCTTTGATGGTTTCATAACAAACCTACGAAAAATCAAATTAAGACATTATAACAATAATGTACTAATAAAAAGATCATGTAATCAGAATGCATAATAATATGAATATGGTAATGGCATAAAGAGATACTTCACCTCAGTTgttctttttcatttattttgTACATGACTTTCTAAATCAACATCACCATCTATTGGTTGCAAAATCTCATAGAAATCACGAGGTTGCGTCTTTCTTGCTACACGCCAACCTTTATTGGAGTTATCATTAGCATAAAATACTTGATATGTCTGGTCCGCTAACACATAAGGTTCATTTGTTTTCAAAAATCGTCCCCAATTAACACTTACAATGTCATATTCATCTGTTTTAATTCCTTTTTTTTATCATACACATCAAACCAATTACATCAAAACAAAATCACTCTTCTTGTAGTGAATTGCATTTCAAGAACATCAGTTAAAACTCCATAGTAATCAATATTCTCACTATGTTCACCAGTCTCACTAACAACAACCACACCACAATTTTGAGTCCTTAAATGTTTATCATAATCTTCAACATGAAATCTATATCCGTTAACAATATAGCCATTATAATGTAATACATATTGGGTAGGACCACATGAAAGTGCAAGGAGATCCTCCTGAGCCGACTATCATCTTTTTTATACAATTGTGCAACCTATCAACAAGATAAAGTTGATTACTATAGAATAAGTAATATAATATTGGATTTTcaaatttgatatgtatatatTACTCACCATTCGATAAATTGTTTGTTCCATTCCGTATCAGACAAGTGTTGAGTAGAATCTACATGAATTTGTGCGAACTCTCTACAAATTTTAGTTGAACCACAAATGTCAAACATAAAGGAGAAACAATCTTACAGGAAACAAGGAAAACAAAATATGATatggggtgtgtttggtataacggaaaatgttttccgtggaaaatgtttgccaagaaaatattttcttggaaaacaagtagtaatcttatttattttccagtgtttggtacgcaaattaaagaaaatggCTTCTCAAgaatattcataaataatttagatataataaacatgaagaaTAAACTTTTAAACCAATAACCTTCTGAGCCcacatttttcataaattttcgaACCGCCAAACTTTCGAAACCGCGAAATTTCGAAttcgtaaacttccaaacacataaacctccaaaCTCGTAACTTtgaaacttgtaaaattttgaacatttaaaccaataaataaaaaaactaaaaataaaattttcgggGAGGGGAAAgttggggtggggggtggggggtgcagaaaaaacaaaaaacacaaatttgaaattgcaaaaaaaaaataaggtaaaaaaaataatttttttttgcgggaggggggtgggggtggaggggtagtagggtgggaggtaacggaaaaactgaaatttgaaaaaaaaaaagtctttcttggagagagggggtggggtggattggtgaGGGTGAGGAAGGTTGAgtaggagttttggaaaatgttttcccttcttttgataaggaaaatatttttctccaattggaggaaaatatttttctccaattggaggaaaatgagttcttaaggaaaatgttttccaaaaatttaagccaaccaaacatgggaaaattgaaaaatattttccagaaaatattttccttcataccaaacacacccatgAAGGAAAAATATTTCATACTCTAGAAATGGTAGAACTTCATCACAATTCTTCAGTATGTATATATGTGCTTGCTCCAATTCATCTGCTTCAAGATCAAGCTGTTTTGGAGCTCCTAAAGTTTTTCCAAATTTACAAAATAGAGATAAACCTCCATCAGAATTTCTTAAACCACCATCAGAATTTCGTTCTGGCCAATTAAACTTTATGTCGATTCTATGCAGATACCTTGAACATAAGGTCATACATTCATTTGCAAGGTAACCCTCTACAATGGAACCTTCTGGACAAGCCCTATTACCAATGAGAGATTTCAAAAAGTATAACCATCGTTCTATAGGATACATCCACCGATACTGAACAGGTCCAGCAAGCTTAGCTTCATTAGTTAAGTGAGTAGGCAAGTGCACCATGACATCAAAAAATGAAGGAGGAAAGACCTTTGCCAACTTGCAAAGAGTTATAGGAATTTGAGCTTCAATCTGATCCAGGTCATCAATCCTTAATACCTTTGCTCCCAGCACATTAAAAAATAAAGACAACTCGATAAGGGGTTC
Proteins encoded in this window:
- the LOC104211526 gene encoding uncharacterized protein, whose translation is MKPSKNENEVASTVKATTKYAFVALGAIGKGRGKGLKSICSLGLSGPDIPFSPSTDQVMQYNQIVEIRVVAKGRGRGLRSMCSLGVFGMRLMNKNSLVLEKGNIQTNLLMML